One Mycolicibacterium pulveris genomic region harbors:
- the gdhA gene encoding NADP-specific glutamate dehydrogenase, with amino-acid sequence MNGLHHKLHDIYDEVSRRNPGETEFHQAVYEVLHSLGPVVSKHPEYVDTAVIRRLCEPERQIIFRVPWIDDTGTVQINRGFRVEFNSALGPFKGGLRFHPTVYLGIIKFLSFEQIFKNSLTGMPIGGGKGGSDFDPKGRSDGEVMRFCQSFMTELYRHLGEYTDVPAGDVGVGMREIGYLFGQYKRITNRYESGVLTGKGLTWGGSQVRTEATGYGTVFFIKEMLKAVNDSFEGKRVAVSGSGNVAIYAIEQIHHLGGTVVACSDSSGYVVDEKGIDVGLLKEIKEVKRGRIVDYAEARAGAAHSVQGRSVWEVPCDIAVPCATQNEINGEEAGYLIKNGCRIVAEGANMPCSPAAIKQFAEAGVTFAPGKAANAGGVATSALEMQQNASRDSWTFVETEKRLEEIMRRIHNRCLTTAEEYGQPGNYVAGANIAGFIRVADAMLALGLV; translated from the coding sequence ATGAATGGCCTTCACCACAAGCTGCACGACATCTACGACGAAGTCTCCCGGCGCAATCCCGGAGAAACCGAGTTCCACCAAGCGGTTTACGAGGTGCTGCACAGCCTCGGGCCGGTGGTGTCCAAGCACCCGGAGTACGTCGACACCGCGGTGATCCGGCGGCTGTGCGAGCCGGAGCGCCAGATCATCTTCCGGGTGCCCTGGATCGATGACACCGGCACCGTGCAGATCAACCGGGGCTTCCGCGTCGAGTTCAACTCCGCGCTCGGTCCGTTCAAGGGCGGCTTGCGGTTTCACCCCACGGTGTACCTCGGCATCATCAAGTTCCTCAGCTTCGAGCAGATCTTCAAGAACTCGCTGACCGGCATGCCGATCGGCGGCGGCAAGGGCGGTTCGGACTTCGACCCCAAGGGCCGCTCCGACGGCGAGGTGATGCGCTTCTGCCAGTCGTTCATGACCGAGTTGTACCGCCACCTCGGCGAGTACACCGACGTGCCCGCCGGTGACGTCGGCGTCGGGATGCGCGAAATCGGTTATCTGTTCGGGCAATACAAGCGGATCACCAACCGCTACGAGTCCGGTGTGCTCACCGGCAAGGGACTGACGTGGGGCGGGTCGCAGGTCCGCACCGAGGCCACCGGCTACGGCACGGTGTTCTTCATCAAGGAGATGCTCAAGGCGGTCAACGATTCGTTCGAGGGCAAGCGGGTGGCGGTCTCGGGTTCGGGCAACGTCGCGATCTATGCGATCGAGCAGATCCACCACCTCGGGGGCACGGTGGTGGCCTGCTCGGACTCCAGCGGCTACGTGGTCGACGAGAAGGGCATCGACGTCGGCCTGCTCAAAGAGATCAAGGAAGTCAAGCGCGGCAGGATCGTCGACTACGCCGAGGCTCGCGCCGGTGCGGCCCACTCGGTGCAGGGCCGCTCGGTCTGGGAGGTGCCGTGTGACATCGCGGTGCCGTGCGCGACGCAGAACGAGATCAACGGCGAGGAGGCCGGCTACCTGATCAAGAACGGCTGCCGGATCGTCGCCGAGGGCGCCAACATGCCGTGCTCACCGGCGGCGATCAAGCAGTTCGCCGAGGCGGGCGTGACGTTCGCGCCCGGCAAGGCCGCCAACGCCGGCGGCGTCGCGACCAGCGCGCTGGAGATGCAGCAGAACGCCTCGCGCGACTCGTGGACGTTCGTCGAGACCGAGAAGCGGCTGGAAGAGATCATGCGCCGCATCCACAACCGCTGCCTGACCACCGCGGAGGAGTACGGCCAGCCCGGCAACTACGTCGCGGGCGCCAACATCGCCGGGTTCATCCGGGTCGCCGACGCGATGCTGGCCCTCGGCCTCGTTTAG
- the metG gene encoding methionine--tRNA ligase, with protein MKKPYYITTAIAYPNGDPHIGHAYEYIATDSIARFRRLDGYDVRYLTGTDVHGLKMAEAAAAEGIPTAELARRNSDVFQRMQEKLNISFDRFIRTSDPDHFEASKEIWRRMNEAGDIYLDTYAGWYSVRDERFFTEAETTVGADGVRVAAETGAPVTWTEEQTYFFRLSAYTDKLLAHYQAHPEFIEPEVRRNEVVSFVSGGLKDLSISRTTFDWGVPVPGHPDHVMYVWVDALTNYLTGVGFPDTSSELFKRYWPADLHMIGKDITRFHAVYWPAFLMSAGIELPRKIFVHGFLLNRGEKMSKSVGNVVDPNALVDTFGLDQVRYFLLREVPFGQDGSYSEDAIIGRINADLANELGNLAQRSLSMVAKNLDGIVPEPGEFTDDDNQLLAAADGLLDRVRAHFEATAMHLALEAIWSVLGAANKYFSAQEPWVLRKSESPQDGVRFRTVLYTTLETVRIAALLSQPVMPGSTGKLLDLLGQTDEQRTFASVGTRLAPGTALPAPTGVFPRYQMD; from the coding sequence ATGAAGAAGCCCTACTACATCACGACCGCGATCGCCTACCCCAACGGCGACCCGCACATCGGCCACGCCTACGAGTACATCGCCACCGACTCGATCGCACGCTTTCGCCGCCTGGACGGGTACGACGTGCGCTATCTGACCGGCACCGATGTGCACGGGCTGAAGATGGCCGAGGCCGCGGCCGCCGAGGGCATCCCCACCGCCGAGCTGGCCCGGCGCAACTCCGACGTGTTCCAGCGGATGCAGGAGAAGCTCAACATCTCCTTCGACCGGTTCATCCGCACCTCCGACCCGGACCACTTCGAGGCATCCAAGGAGATCTGGCGCCGGATGAACGAGGCCGGCGACATCTACCTGGACACCTACGCGGGCTGGTACTCGGTGCGCGACGAACGCTTCTTCACCGAGGCCGAGACCACCGTCGGGGCCGACGGTGTCCGGGTGGCCGCCGAGACCGGCGCGCCGGTGACCTGGACCGAGGAGCAGACCTACTTCTTTCGCCTCTCGGCCTACACCGACAAGCTGCTGGCGCACTATCAGGCGCATCCGGAGTTCATCGAACCCGAGGTGCGGCGCAACGAGGTCGTCAGCTTCGTCTCCGGCGGGCTGAAGGATCTTTCGATCTCGCGCACCACATTCGACTGGGGTGTGCCGGTACCGGGCCACCCCGACCACGTCATGTACGTCTGGGTCGATGCGTTGACCAATTACCTGACGGGCGTGGGCTTTCCGGACACCTCCTCGGAGTTGTTCAAGCGGTATTGGCCCGCCGACCTGCACATGATCGGCAAGGACATCACCCGGTTCCACGCGGTGTACTGGCCGGCGTTTCTGATGTCGGCGGGAATCGAGCTACCGCGCAAGATATTTGTTCACGGCTTCCTGCTCAACCGCGGCGAGAAGATGAGCAAGTCGGTCGGCAACGTGGTCGACCCCAACGCGTTGGTGGACACCTTCGGGCTGGACCAAGTGCGGTACTTCCTGTTGCGCGAGGTGCCGTTCGGGCAGGACGGCAGCTACAGCGAAGACGCGATCATCGGGCGGATTAACGCCGATCTGGCCAACGAGCTGGGCAACCTCGCCCAGCGTTCGCTGTCCATGGTCGCCAAGAACCTCGACGGCATCGTTCCGGAACCCGGCGAGTTCACCGACGACGACAACCAGTTGCTAGCTGCCGCCGACGGGCTGCTGGATCGGGTGCGCGCGCACTTCGAAGCGACGGCGATGCACCTGGCGCTGGAGGCGATCTGGTCGGTGCTCGGCGCGGCCAACAAGTACTTCTCCGCCCAAGAGCCCTGGGTGCTGCGGAAGTCCGAGTCACCGCAGGACGGGGTACGCTTCCGGACCGTCCTCTACACGACGTTAGAGACCGTGCGGATCGCAGCGCTGCTCAGCCAGCCGGTGATGCCGGGATCAACGGGTAAGCTGCTCGACTTGCTCGGGCAGACTGACGAGCAACGCACATTCGCGTCGGTCGGCACGCGGTTGGCGCCTGGTACGGCGCTGCCCGCACCGACCGGCGTGTTTCCGCGCTACCAAATGGACTGA
- a CDS encoding TatD family hydrolase has product MSDKRAGRRERPPAPQPLTPLIDAHTHLDACGATDAASVTAIVDRAADVGVQAVVTIADDLDSARWVTGAADADPRVYAAVALHPTRADALTEEAKAVIERLVGHPRVVAVGETGMDMYWPGRLDGCASPARQREAFAWHIDLAKRTGKPLMIHNRDADAEVLDVLRAEGAPETVIFHCFSSDAQMARTCVEAGWLLSLSGTVSFRNAKALHEAALLIPASQMLVETDAPFLTPHPYRGAPNEPYCLPYTVRALAELLGKPAEVVASETTETAARAYGLPSCWT; this is encoded by the coding sequence GTGAGTGACAAGCGCGCAGGCAGACGGGAGCGGCCGCCCGCACCGCAGCCGCTGACCCCGCTCATCGACGCGCACACCCATCTGGACGCGTGCGGCGCCACCGACGCCGCGAGCGTCACCGCGATCGTCGACCGCGCCGCCGACGTCGGCGTGCAGGCCGTGGTCACCATCGCCGACGACCTGGACTCCGCGCGCTGGGTGACCGGCGCCGCCGACGCCGACCCCCGCGTGTACGCCGCCGTCGCACTGCACCCGACCCGGGCCGACGCGCTGACCGAGGAGGCCAAGGCCGTCATCGAGCGGTTGGTCGGCCACCCGCGGGTGGTCGCGGTGGGGGAGACGGGCATGGACATGTACTGGCCGGGCAGGCTGGACGGCTGCGCGTCGCCCGCGCGGCAGCGTGAGGCCTTCGCCTGGCACATCGACCTCGCCAAGCGGACCGGAAAGCCGCTGATGATCCACAACCGCGATGCCGACGCCGAGGTGCTCGACGTGCTGCGCGCCGAAGGAGCGCCCGAGACGGTGATCTTTCACTGCTTTTCCTCGGACGCGCAGATGGCCCGCACCTGCGTCGAGGCGGGCTGGCTGCTGAGCCTGTCGGGCACCGTGAGCTTCCGCAACGCGAAAGCGCTGCACGAAGCGGCGTTGCTGATACCGGCGTCGCAAATGCTGGTCGAGACCGACGCGCCGTTTCTGACCCCGCATCCGTACCGGGGTGCCCCCAACGAGCCGTACTGTCTGCCCTATACCGTGCGGGCGCTGGCCGAGCTGCTCGGCAAACCCGCCGAAGTCGTTGCATCCGAAACGACTGAAACGGCCGCGCGGGCCTACGGGCTGCCGAGTTGTTGGACGTAG
- a CDS encoding 4-(cytidine 5'-diphospho)-2-C-methyl-D-erythritol kinase, whose protein sequence is MPTWNGNTASEWVPTGSVTVRVPGKVNLYLAVGDVRDDGYHELTTVFHAVSLLDEVTVRDADVLSLEMSGEGVDSLPTDERNLAWQAAELMAEHVGRAPDVAIAIEKSIPVAGGMAGGSADAAAVLVGMNTLWELGVPRRDLHALAAQLGSDVPFALHGGTALGTGRGEELATVLARTTFHWVLAFADGELSTPAVFAELDRLRETGPKGGRPARLQDPEPVLAALASGDPKALAPMLGNDLQPAALSLDPSLGATLQAGTEAGALAGIVSGSGPTCAFLCASATAAVDVGARLADAGVCRGVRVASGPVQGARVVPTPSTL, encoded by the coding sequence GTGCCGACCTGGAACGGAAACACCGCCTCGGAGTGGGTGCCCACTGGGTCGGTCACCGTGCGGGTGCCGGGCAAGGTCAACCTCTACCTCGCCGTGGGAGATGTCCGCGACGACGGCTATCACGAGCTGACCACCGTTTTTCACGCGGTCTCGCTGCTCGACGAGGTCACCGTGCGCGACGCCGACGTGCTCTCGCTGGAGATGTCGGGCGAAGGGGTGGACTCGCTGCCCACCGACGAACGCAACCTGGCCTGGCAGGCGGCGGAATTGATGGCCGAGCACGTCGGGCGCGCCCCCGATGTGGCGATCGCGATCGAGAAGTCGATCCCGGTGGCCGGCGGGATGGCCGGCGGCAGCGCCGACGCGGCCGCGGTGCTGGTGGGCATGAACACGCTGTGGGAACTCGGGGTGCCCCGGCGCGACCTGCACGCCCTGGCCGCCCAGCTCGGCAGCGACGTCCCGTTCGCGCTGCATGGCGGCACGGCGCTGGGCACCGGCCGCGGCGAGGAGCTGGCGACGGTGCTGGCCCGCACCACCTTTCATTGGGTGCTGGCGTTCGCCGACGGTGAGCTGTCGACACCCGCGGTGTTCGCCGAGCTCGACCGGCTGCGCGAAACCGGGCCCAAAGGCGGCAGGCCGGCGCGGCTGCAGGACCCGGAGCCGGTGCTGGCCGCGCTGGCGTCAGGGGATCCGAAGGCGTTGGCGCCGATGCTCGGCAACGATCTGCAACCGGCGGCGCTGAGCCTGGACCCGTCGTTGGGCGCCACCCTGCAAGCCGGTACCGAAGCGGGCGCGTTGGCCGGCATCGTGTCCGGATCCGGGCCGACCTGCGCGTTTCTGTGCGCGTCGGCGACCGCGGCCGTCGACGTCGGCGCCCGGCTGGCCGACGCGGGAGTGTGCCGCGGCGTGCGGGTGGCCAGCGGCCCGGTGCAGGGGGCCCGCGTCGTCCCGACGCCGTCCACCCTGTAA
- a CDS encoding resuscitation-promoting factor, whose product MNVLNKIHEARSPLLRLLVGATLLALVFAGGVAVAAHKTVTLTVDGTSMTVATMKSRVIDVVTENGFDVGERDDLYPAAETPVHQSEEIVLRRSRPLQISLDGEDSRQVWTTASTVDEALAQLQMTDKAPAAASRGSRVPLAGMSLPVVSAKTVHLDDAGQQRTVRLAAPNVGALLEAAGAPLQQKDGVNPAPSAPVVEGMQIHVTRVRVDHVTERVPLPAHTKRIEDPTLNQSRTVVEDPGTPGTQDVTFAVAKVNGVETGRLPVANVVIEPAREGVVRVGAKPGTEVPQVSNGAVWDALARCEAGGNWAINTGNGYYGGVQFDQNTWERNGGLRYAARADLATREEQIAIAEVTRARQGWGAWPTCSGRIGAR is encoded by the coding sequence TTGAACGTTTTGAACAAGATTCATGAAGCGCGCTCGCCGTTGCTGCGACTTCTGGTCGGTGCGACGCTGCTCGCCTTGGTGTTCGCCGGCGGTGTCGCCGTCGCCGCGCACAAGACAGTGACGTTGACCGTGGACGGCACCTCCATGACGGTGGCCACCATGAAGTCGCGGGTGATCGACGTCGTCACCGAGAACGGATTCGACGTCGGCGAACGCGACGATCTTTACCCGGCCGCCGAGACGCCGGTGCACCAGTCCGAGGAGATCGTGTTGCGGCGCAGCCGGCCGCTGCAGATCTCGCTCGACGGCGAGGACAGCAGGCAGGTGTGGACGACGGCGTCCACCGTCGACGAGGCGTTGGCGCAGCTGCAGATGACCGACAAGGCTCCTGCCGCGGCGTCGCGCGGCAGCCGGGTTCCGCTGGCGGGCATGTCACTTCCGGTGGTGAGCGCCAAGACCGTGCACCTCGACGACGCCGGGCAGCAGCGCACCGTGCGCCTGGCGGCGCCCAATGTCGGCGCGCTGCTGGAGGCCGCCGGTGCGCCGCTGCAGCAGAAGGACGGCGTGAATCCCGCGCCGAGCGCACCCGTCGTCGAGGGCATGCAGATCCACGTGACCCGGGTGCGCGTCGACCACGTCACCGAGCGGGTCCCGCTGCCCGCGCACACCAAGCGCATCGAGGACCCGACGCTGAACCAGAGCCGAACCGTCGTCGAGGACCCCGGAACCCCGGGCACTCAGGACGTGACTTTTGCCGTCGCGAAGGTCAACGGTGTGGAGACCGGCAGACTGCCAGTAGCCAATGTCGTAATCGAGCCGGCCAGGGAAGGCGTGGTCCGCGTCGGCGCGAAGCCCGGCACCGAGGTTCCGCAGGTGAGCAACGGAGCCGTTTGGGATGCCCTGGCCCGCTGCGAAGCCGGAGGTAATTGGGCCATCAATACGGGCAACGGATATTACGGCGGCGTGCAATTTGATCAAAACACCTGGGAGCGCAACGGTGGTCTGAGGTATGCTGCGAGGGCCGATCTGGCGACAAGAGAAGAGCAAATTGCGATTGCTGAGGTCACTCGGGCGCGGCAAGGTTGGGGTGCGTGGCCGACGTGTAGCGGGAGGATTGGGGCGCGCTGA
- the sigJ gene encoding RNA polymerase sigma factor SigJ gives MTATRGDEHAERFTHLRPLLFTIAYEILGSATESDDVLQDSYLRWADVDLATVRDTKSYLAQLVTRQALNALRARTRRREDYVGPWLPEPLLLESTDASSDVILAESVSMAMLVVLETLTPDERAVFVLHEVFGFSHDEIASTIDKSASAVRQMAYRAREHVQSRRRRMKPVDFATSARIAEQFMATAANGDMDQLLSMLAPDATWTADSGGKAPAVRRPVVGAKKVAALLVSFLRRGPERVPNLRFETVNCNNAPAMIVYDGDEALGVFLVEVLDGRITNFYAMANPEKLAGIAQPRTIRR, from the coding sequence GTGACCGCCACCCGCGGCGACGAGCACGCCGAACGGTTCACCCACCTGCGACCGCTGCTGTTCACGATCGCCTACGAGATCCTCGGTAGCGCGACCGAATCCGATGATGTACTGCAGGACAGCTATTTGCGGTGGGCAGATGTGGACCTGGCGACGGTGCGTGACACCAAGTCGTACCTGGCGCAGTTGGTGACCCGGCAGGCGCTCAACGCGTTGCGGGCCCGGACCAGGCGCAGGGAGGACTACGTCGGCCCGTGGCTGCCCGAGCCGCTGCTGCTCGAATCGACCGATGCGTCCTCGGATGTCATTCTCGCCGAGTCGGTTTCGATGGCGATGCTGGTGGTGCTCGAGACGCTCACCCCCGACGAACGCGCGGTGTTCGTGCTGCACGAGGTGTTCGGGTTCAGCCACGACGAGATCGCGTCGACCATCGACAAATCCGCGAGCGCGGTGCGCCAGATGGCGTACCGCGCTCGCGAACATGTGCAGTCGCGGCGACGCCGGATGAAACCCGTCGACTTCGCCACGTCGGCGCGCATCGCCGAGCAGTTCATGGCCACCGCGGCCAACGGGGACATGGACCAACTGCTGTCGATGCTGGCACCCGACGCCACCTGGACCGCCGACAGCGGCGGCAAGGCCCCGGCCGTCCGCAGGCCCGTGGTGGGCGCCAAGAAGGTGGCGGCGCTGCTCGTCTCGTTCCTGCGCAGGGGCCCGGAGCGGGTGCCCAACCTCCGGTTCGAGACGGTGAACTGCAACAACGCCCCGGCCATGATCGTCTACGACGGCGACGAGGCGCTGGGCGTGTTTCTGGTCGAGGTTCTCGACGGCAGGATCACCAACTTCTACGCGATGGCCAATCCGGAGAAACTGGCCGGGATCGCCCAACCGCGCACGATCCGCCGATAA
- the rsmA gene encoding 16S rRNA (adenine(1518)-N(6)/adenine(1519)-N(6))-dimethyltransferase RsmA, whose amino-acid sequence MTIRLLGRTEIRHLAKEIDFRPRKSFGQNFVHDANTVRRIVSASGVNRHDHVLEVGPGLGSLTLGLLDRGARVTAVEIDPVLARQLPTTIADHSHSEINRLTVLNRDILTFRRAEMPDEPTALVANLPYNVAVPALLHLLAEFPSIRTVMVMVQAEVAERLAAEPGGKDYGVPSVKVRFFGNVRRFGMVSPTVFWPIPRVYSGLVRIDRYEVSPWPTDEAFRQQVFELIDIAFAQRRKTSRNAFAEWAGSGNESASRLLAASIDPSRRGETLSIADFVRLLQRSGQAATPPVKRDAAAQRQMSSDASATRG is encoded by the coding sequence CTGACCATTCGACTACTCGGACGGACCGAGATACGACACCTGGCCAAAGAGATTGACTTTCGGCCACGCAAGTCGTTCGGCCAAAACTTCGTCCACGATGCCAACACCGTGCGCCGGATCGTGTCGGCGTCCGGCGTCAATCGCCACGACCACGTCCTCGAAGTCGGTCCTGGCCTCGGGTCCCTGACGCTGGGTCTGTTGGACCGCGGGGCTCGGGTGACCGCGGTCGAAATCGATCCGGTGCTCGCCCGCCAGCTGCCCACGACCATCGCCGATCATTCGCACAGCGAGATCAATCGGCTGACGGTGCTCAACCGCGACATCCTGACGTTCCGGCGGGCCGAGATGCCCGACGAGCCGACCGCGCTGGTGGCGAACCTGCCCTACAACGTCGCGGTGCCCGCGCTGCTGCATCTGCTGGCCGAGTTCCCGTCCATCCGCACCGTGATGGTGATGGTGCAGGCCGAGGTCGCCGAGCGGCTCGCGGCCGAACCGGGCGGCAAGGACTACGGCGTGCCCAGCGTCAAGGTGCGATTCTTCGGCAACGTGCGCCGGTTCGGCATGGTGTCGCCGACGGTGTTCTGGCCGATTCCGCGGGTCTACTCGGGCTTGGTGCGCATCGACCGCTACGAGGTCTCCCCGTGGCCCACCGACGAGGCGTTCCGCCAGCAGGTGTTCGAGCTGATCGACATCGCGTTCGCGCAGCGCCGCAAGACCTCGCGCAACGCGTTCGCCGAGTGGGCCGGTTCGGGCAACGAGTCGGCGAGCCGGTTGCTGGCCGCGAGCATCGACCCCTCGCGACGCGGCGAGACGCTGTCGATCGCGGACTTCGTGCGGCTGCTGCAACGGTCGGGTCAGGCCGCTACCCCCCCGGTCAAGCGCGACGCCGCCGCGCAGCGACAGATGAGCTCGGACGCTAGCGCAACGCGCGGGTGA
- a CDS encoding NAD(P)/FAD-dependent oxidoreductase has product MVDTRTHVVVIGGGYAGTVAANRVRLADDVDVTLVNPRPQFVERIRLHQLVAGSDDAVVDYSEVLGEGIDLVTDRASRIDAAARIVVLDSGDTLDYDYLIYAVGSGVAAPTVPGAAEFAYPMAEFEYATRLRAALDDVGPATPITVVGAGSTGIETAAELAELGHPITLVCGGVLGPYLSPAARRSAARRLARMGVNVLDGPAATVTAVTRHAVTLADGREVPSPITVWTAGFGVPDLAAKSGLSTDSLGRLITDETLTSVDDDRIVAAGDAAAPSDQPLRMCCASAAPLGAQAADTVRSRIAGTAPAPLNVALAGQCISLGSKAGVFQLSHTDDTATPLYVGGRAGAALKKAALNASVTLLAREARKPGSLIWLKSAKRGKRLADGEKVSAP; this is encoded by the coding sequence ATGGTCGACACCCGCACGCACGTCGTCGTCATCGGCGGCGGTTACGCCGGAACGGTCGCGGCCAACCGAGTGCGGCTGGCCGACGACGTCGACGTCACGCTGGTCAACCCGCGCCCGCAGTTCGTCGAACGCATCAGGCTGCACCAGCTCGTCGCCGGCTCCGACGACGCCGTCGTCGACTACAGCGAGGTGCTCGGTGAGGGCATCGATCTGGTCACCGACCGGGCCAGCCGCATCGACGCCGCGGCGCGCATCGTGGTCCTCGATTCCGGCGACACGCTCGACTACGACTACCTGATCTACGCGGTGGGCAGCGGGGTGGCCGCCCCGACCGTTCCCGGTGCCGCCGAATTCGCCTATCCGATGGCCGAATTCGAGTACGCCACCCGGCTGCGCGCGGCTCTGGACGACGTCGGCCCCGCCACCCCGATCACCGTCGTCGGCGCCGGCTCGACCGGTATCGAGACCGCGGCCGAACTCGCCGAGCTGGGCCACCCGATCACGCTGGTCTGCGGTGGGGTGCTCGGGCCGTACCTGAGCCCGGCCGCCCGACGGTCGGCGGCGCGACGGCTGGCCAGGATGGGCGTCAACGTGCTCGACGGACCCGCCGCCACCGTCACCGCCGTGACGCGCCATGCCGTCACGCTCGCCGACGGACGCGAGGTGCCCAGCCCGATCACCGTGTGGACCGCCGGGTTCGGGGTACCGGACCTGGCCGCCAAAAGCGGCCTGAGCACCGATTCGCTCGGCAGGCTGATCACCGATGAGACGTTGACCAGTGTCGACGACGACCGCATCGTGGCCGCCGGTGACGCGGCCGCGCCGTCGGACCAGCCCCTGCGGATGTGCTGCGCGTCGGCGGCCCCGCTGGGCGCGCAGGCCGCCGACACGGTGCGCAGCAGGATCGCGGGCACCGCGCCGGCGCCGCTGAACGTGGCGCTGGCCGGTCAGTGCATCAGCCTGGGCAGCAAGGCCGGTGTCTTCCAGCTGTCGCACACCGACGACACGGCCACCCCGCTCTACGTCGGCGGCAGGGCGGGCGCGGCGCTGAAGAAGGCCGCGCTGAACGCCTCGGTGACACTGCTCGCGCGTGAAGCCCGCAAGCCGGGGTCGCTGATCTGGCTCAAGAGCGCCAAGCGCGGCAAGCGGCTCGCCGACGGTGAGAAGGTGTCGGCCCCGTGA
- a CDS encoding serine/threonine-protein kinase, producing the protein MLAPGDRFERYVVDAVLGHGGYATVYRVHDAAAPDRVAALKILDEQHRHQAQVARLRREFELARRLDHPHIVKVFERGPGWLTMEVIDAGVATMAGRDARLTALGQIADALDYTHNRAVVHCDVKPANIRVGSAADGLRAVLIDFGVAHSMTDDIGRRPTQAEMSLPYAAPELITGHAPVSATDEYALACTTVELLTGAPPFTDDSSIGLIRAHLHRPTPRWSREFTWLPRVFDSILAKAMAKDPAERYPSCREFVSLVTRALR; encoded by the coding sequence GTGCTTGCCCCCGGTGACCGGTTCGAACGCTACGTCGTCGACGCGGTGCTCGGCCACGGCGGGTACGCGACGGTGTACCGGGTGCACGACGCGGCGGCCCCGGACCGGGTCGCGGCGCTGAAGATCCTCGACGAGCAACACCGCCACCAGGCCCAAGTCGCCCGGCTGCGGCGGGAGTTCGAGCTTGCCCGACGGTTGGATCATCCGCACATCGTGAAGGTGTTCGAGCGCGGGCCCGGGTGGCTGACGATGGAGGTGATCGACGCCGGCGTGGCCACCATGGCCGGCAGGGACGCCCGGCTCACCGCCCTCGGCCAGATCGCCGACGCCTTGGACTACACCCACAACCGCGCGGTCGTGCACTGTGACGTCAAACCGGCCAACATCCGGGTCGGCTCGGCCGCCGACGGGCTGCGCGCGGTGCTCATCGACTTCGGGGTGGCCCACTCGATGACCGACGACATCGGCCGTCGCCCCACCCAGGCCGAAATGTCGCTGCCGTACGCCGCACCCGAGCTGATCACCGGGCACGCCCCCGTGTCGGCCACCGACGAATACGCGCTGGCCTGCACCACCGTGGAGCTGCTGACCGGCGCGCCGCCGTTCACCGACGACTCCAGCATCGGATTGATACGCGCGCATCTGCACCGGCCCACCCCGCGGTGGTCACGCGAATTCACTTGGCTGCCAAGGGTATTCGACTCGATATTGGCCAAAGCGATGGCCAAGGACCCGGCGGAGCGCTACCCGTCGTGCCGGGAGTTCGTCTCGCTGGTCACCCGCGCGTTGCGCTAG